Proteins encoded within one genomic window of Nonomuraea gerenzanensis:
- a CDS encoding CBS domain-containing protein yields MRMTVADVMTDEVVAVAAATPFKQIAETLITGGISAVPVTDDGNHVLGMVSEADLLRKEEFREQYYREGYRPPLRARLRHPKGRQKADGDTAAELMTSPAVTITAAAAAVEAARLMDERDVKRLAVVDYDGRLVGIVSRRDLVKLFLRPDEEIAAEIRDDVLDRSLWVDTDGVRVEVRQGIVTLTGWMERRTEAAIAVRMAGRVNGVVDVIDKLTWKNDDSRWEAY; encoded by the coding sequence ATGCGCATGACCGTCGCGGACGTCATGACGGACGAAGTCGTCGCCGTCGCCGCCGCCACCCCCTTCAAACAGATCGCCGAAACCCTCATCACCGGCGGCATCAGCGCCGTCCCCGTCACCGACGACGGCAACCACGTGCTCGGCATGGTGTCCGAAGCCGACCTGCTGCGCAAAGAGGAGTTTCGCGAGCAGTACTACCGCGAGGGCTACCGGCCGCCGCTGCGCGCCCGGCTGCGCCACCCCAAGGGCCGGCAGAAGGCCGACGGCGACACCGCCGCCGAGCTGATGACCAGCCCCGCCGTCACCATCACCGCCGCCGCCGCTGCCGTGGAGGCCGCCCGTCTCATGGACGAACGCGACGTCAAACGCCTCGCCGTCGTCGACTACGACGGCCGCCTGGTGGGCATCGTCAGCCGCCGCGACCTGGTCAAGCTGTTCCTGCGCCCCGACGAGGAGATCGCCGCCGAGATCCGCGACGACGTCCTGGACCGGAGCCTGTGGGTCGACACCGACGGTGTGCGGGTAGAGGTGCGCCAGGGCATCGTCACCCTGACCGGCTGGATGGAGCGCCGCACCGAGGCCGCGATCGCCGTGCGCATGGCGGGCCGGGTCAACGGTGTGGTGGATGTGATCGACAAGCTCACCTGGAAGAACGACGACTCGCGGTGGGAGGCGTACTAG
- a CDS encoding CBS domain-containing protein yields MLVREVMSSPAIVVRRTDPVRRAIRTLYVNDITAAPVVDDSGRLVGVVSELDLLRGEFEPDPRATVRPVPAAHEPPPRRVMEVMTRQAVTVTETTDVTAAIDLMVGKRVKSLPVLHGDRITGMVSRRDLMAMLARPDDELRQAVVTALREQYPFGPSWEVTVRDGVAELSGPPHPHADHIADVLARTVPGIVRVKHLRRSP; encoded by the coding sequence ATGCTCGTGCGCGAGGTCATGAGCAGCCCGGCCATCGTGGTGCGCCGTACCGACCCGGTGCGGCGCGCCATCCGGACGCTCTACGTCAACGACATCACCGCCGCGCCCGTCGTCGACGACTCCGGCCGGCTGGTCGGCGTGGTCAGCGAGCTGGATCTGCTGCGCGGGGAGTTCGAGCCGGACCCGCGCGCCACCGTCCGTCCCGTGCCGGCGGCGCACGAGCCGCCGCCCCGCCGGGTGATGGAGGTGATGACCCGCCAGGCCGTCACCGTCACCGAGACCACCGACGTCACCGCCGCCATCGATCTCATGGTCGGCAAGCGCGTCAAGAGCCTGCCCGTGCTGCACGGCGACCGGATCACCGGCATGGTCAGCCGCCGCGACCTGATGGCGATGCTGGCCCGTCCCGACGACGAGCTGCGCCAGGCGGTCGTGACCGCCCTGCGCGAGCAGTACCCGTTCGGCCCCAGCTGGGAGGTCACCGTGCGTGACGGTGTCGCCGAGCTGAGCGGCCCGCCCCACCCGCACGCCGACCACATCGCCGACGTGCTCGCCCGCACCGTGCCCGGCATCGTCCGGGTCAAGCACCTCAGGAGATCACCATGA
- a CDS encoding CBS domain-containing protein: MTRTVENVMTTDVVAVNAEASFHTVAELLIDKGVSGVPVLDDDNRVVGVVSEADLLAKEEFKERYYGDDYRPPLRARIRHATGSEGSGYRKSVGESAGALMTSPAHVTTPDTSVVSAARLMDRYGVKRLPVVDADGRLVGIVSRRDLIKVFLRPDQEIEQEVREALHGKADVAVTDGIVSLSGTYTERSSAITAVRLAENIDGVVAVHDELAYKHDDIADLPMWGGA, encoded by the coding sequence ATGACCCGCACCGTCGAGAACGTGATGACCACCGACGTGGTCGCCGTCAACGCTGAAGCCTCCTTCCACACCGTCGCCGAACTGCTCATCGACAAGGGCGTCAGCGGCGTGCCCGTCCTGGACGACGACAACCGCGTGGTCGGCGTCGTGTCCGAGGCCGACCTGCTGGCCAAGGAGGAGTTCAAGGAGCGCTACTACGGCGACGACTACCGGCCGCCGCTGCGCGCCCGCATCCGGCACGCCACCGGCAGTGAGGGCAGCGGGTACCGCAAGTCCGTCGGTGAGAGCGCCGGCGCGCTGATGACCAGCCCCGCCCACGTCACCACCCCCGACACCTCCGTCGTGTCGGCCGCCCGTCTGATGGACCGCTACGGCGTCAAGCGCCTGCCCGTCGTGGACGCCGACGGCCGCCTGGTCGGGATCGTCAGCCGCCGCGATCTGATCAAGGTCTTCCTGCGGCCGGATCAGGAGATCGAGCAGGAGGTGCGCGAGGCGCTGCACGGCAAGGCCGACGTCGCCGTCACCGACGGGATCGTGTCCCTCAGCGGCACCTACACCGAGCGCAGCTCGGCCATCACCGCCGTCCGACTGGCCGAGAACATCGACGGGGTGGTGGCCGTGCACGACGAGCTCGCCTACAAGCACGACGACATCGCCGACCTGCCCATGTGGGGCGGCGCATGA